A genomic stretch from Desulfatitalea tepidiphila includes:
- the mtgA gene encoding monofunctional biosynthetic peptidoglycan transglycosylase — translation MFKSKLFWSDYFETQAQRQGPSPRRFRSAAKWAGIVVSAFAVVLFCVILLLRWMPVPTSAFMLGHKIRGNPVAYRWVPLKKISPALAVAVVASEDQRFPDHWGFDFKAISDALEDNRRRSTPRGASTISQQVTKNLFLWSGRSWVRKGIEAGLTVAIELVWSKRRILEVYLNIAQFGPDIFGADAAGRRFFGLPPSRLNGYQAALLAAALPNPGTHRVSPPTPYVSQRAADIQVEVRRLGGVAYLSAIGIGAR, via the coding sequence ATGTTTAAGTCCAAACTCTTCTGGTCCGATTATTTCGAGACGCAGGCACAACGGCAGGGACCCAGCCCCCGGCGGTTCAGGTCCGCGGCCAAGTGGGCGGGTATTGTCGTTTCGGCGTTTGCCGTCGTTCTGTTTTGTGTCATCCTCCTGTTGCGCTGGATGCCGGTGCCCACCAGTGCGTTCATGCTGGGGCACAAGATCAGGGGTAACCCGGTCGCATACCGCTGGGTGCCGCTGAAAAAGATTTCGCCCGCCTTGGCTGTAGCGGTGGTCGCGTCCGAGGACCAGCGTTTTCCCGACCACTGGGGTTTTGATTTCAAGGCCATCTCCGACGCGCTGGAGGATAATCGGCGCAGGTCGACACCCAGGGGGGCCAGCACCATTTCCCAGCAGGTGACCAAGAACCTCTTTCTCTGGTCCGGTCGCAGTTGGGTCCGAAAGGGCATTGAAGCCGGGCTGACGGTGGCCATCGAACTGGTCTGGTCCAAGCGGCGTATTCTGGAGGTCTATCTCAATATCGCCCAGTTCGGACCCGACATCTTCGGGGCCGATGCCGCGGGCCGGCGGTTTTTCGGCTTGCCGCCGTCGCGGCTCAACGGTTACCAGGCCGCCCTTCTGGCCGCGGCCCTGCCCAATCCCGGGACGCATCGCGTCTCGCCGCCAACCCCCTACGTGTCGCAGCGGGCCGCGGATATTCAGGTGGAGGTGCGTCGTTTGGGGGGTGTGGCTTATCTGTCCGCGATCGGGATAGGTGCCCGCTGA